The proteins below are encoded in one region of Deltaproteobacteria bacterium:
- a CDS encoding glycosyltransferase family 39 protein: MNPAPPATQVPTSAPPSAPATVVHEWDPPRWLLPAVIAVGGLVRFWFVLSAHPPMEFQYSDMQAYVDRAIHMADPRFESGPMDWFFPSGTAAFLSIWVKLAGRTTGLQLAAIWQAVEATLALPLLYLGTRRHFSRGVATVAVILLATHYLAIEFSSFFMSEPGLSFYLIVSFALLEPKKPLWILASGLMLGIASWHKTQAILLLPLWCLPLLKRRDWLNIALMGAGAMVVLLPVSAYASARTNRPVFVSSNGGQNFAIGQCPVSWTTFTDPRTNTSMGFSLPAFGQRKSHGWQEAGWPEAKYTEPFWNSGYYMREGWNCVKQYPMHALRMIFIHITDDFAGLPGAMIVPWPGGFTKFRTPCVASNLYFSLLITPLALFGLWVNRRSVGMWFCFGAPLLALLATTVLFHGDPRFRAPWDPFFFIAAAAALEWIWKWRQLRRAPVAAPAPSLPPTVVVGGAAAPPADAPLPS; this comes from the coding sequence TTGAATCCCGCCCCGCCCGCGACGCAGGTCCCCACAAGCGCGCCCCCGAGCGCGCCGGCGACCGTGGTCCACGAGTGGGATCCGCCGCGCTGGCTCTTGCCCGCAGTGATCGCCGTGGGCGGCCTGGTGCGCTTCTGGTTCGTGCTCTCGGCGCACCCGCCGATGGAGTTCCAGTACTCCGACATGCAGGCCTACGTGGATCGCGCCATTCACATGGCCGATCCGCGCTTCGAGTCCGGGCCCATGGACTGGTTCTTCCCCAGCGGCACGGCGGCGTTCCTCTCCATCTGGGTGAAGCTCGCGGGCCGCACCACCGGGCTGCAGCTCGCGGCGATCTGGCAAGCGGTGGAGGCCACGCTCGCGTTGCCCCTGCTGTACCTGGGCACGCGGCGCCACTTCTCGCGCGGCGTGGCCACGGTGGCGGTGATCCTGCTCGCCACGCACTACCTGGCCATCGAGTTCAGCTCGTTCTTCATGAGCGAGCCCGGGCTGTCGTTCTACTTGATCGTCTCCTTCGCGCTGCTCGAGCCCAAGAAGCCGCTGTGGATCCTGGCGTCGGGGCTGATGCTTGGAATCGCGAGCTGGCACAAGACGCAGGCCATCCTGCTCCTGCCGCTGTGGTGTCTGCCGCTGCTCAAGCGCCGCGACTGGCTCAACATCGCGCTGATGGGCGCGGGCGCGATGGTGGTGCTCTTGCCGGTGTCGGCGTACGCGTCGGCGCGCACGAACCGGCCGGTGTTCGTCTCCTCGAACGGCGGGCAGAACTTCGCCATCGGCCAGTGCCCGGTGAGCTGGACGACCTTCACCGATCCGCGCACCAACACCAGCATGGGCTTCAGCCTGCCCGCGTTCGGCCAGCGCAAGTCGCACGGCTGGCAGGAGGCGGGCTGGCCCGAGGCGAAGTACACCGAGCCGTTCTGGAACTCGGGCTACTACATGCGCGAGGGCTGGAACTGCGTGAAGCAGTACCCGATGCACGCGCTGCGGATGATCTTCATCCACATCACCGACGACTTCGCCGGCTTGCCGGGCGCGATGATCGTTCCCTGGCCGGGCGGCTTCACCAAGTTCCGGACGCCGTGCGTGGCGAGCAACTTGTACTTCTCGCTGCTCATCACGCCGCTCGCGCTCTTCGGGCTCTGGGTGAACCGGCGCAGCGTGGGGATGTGGTTCTGCTTCGGCGCGCCGCTGCTGGCCCTGCTGGCGACGACGGTCCTCTTCCACGGCGACCCGCGCTTCCGCGCGCCGTGGGATCCGTTCTTCTTCATCGCCGCCGCGGCCGCGCTGGAGTGGATCTGGAAGTGGCGCCAGCTCCGACGCGCGCCGGTCGCCGCGCCCGCGCCGAGCTTG